The following are encoded in a window of Arvicanthis niloticus isolate mArvNil1 chromosome 1, mArvNil1.pat.X, whole genome shotgun sequence genomic DNA:
- the LOC117722140 gene encoding olfactory receptor 5p57, with amino-acid sequence MESGNYTVVTEFILLGLTEDVTVSFILFVMFLIIYSVTLMGNLNIIVLIRTSPQLQTPMYLFLSHLAFLDIGYSSSVTPIMLRGFLRKGTFIPVAGCVAQLCIVVAFGTSESFLLASMAYDCYVAICSPLLYSTQMSSTACILLVGASYLGGWMNAWIFTGCSLNLSFCGPNKVNHFFCDYSPLLKLSCSHDFSFEVIPAISSGSIIVVTVFIIAVSYIYILVSILKMRSTEGRQKAFSTCTSHLTAVTLFFGTITFIYVMPQSSYSRDQNKVVSVFYTVVIPMLNPLIYSLRNKEVKEAMRKLIAKTRWWS; translated from the coding sequence ATGGAGTCTGGAAACTACACAGTTGTAACAGAGTTCATTCTTTTAGGGTTAACAGAGGATGTTACAgttagtttcattttatttgttatgtttcTAATCATCTATTCGGTCACCTTAATGGGTAACTTGAACATAATTGTGCTAATCAGAACCAGTCCTCAGCTTCAAACTCCCATGTACCTTTTCCTTAGCCATTTGGCCTTTCTAGACATTGGGTACTCCAGCTCAGTCACACCCATCATGCTGAGGGGCTTTCTCAGAAAGGGAACATTTATCCCTGTGGCTGGTTGTGTGGCTCAACTCTGTATTGTGGTAGCATTTGGGACATCTGAATCTTTCTTGCTAGCTTCCATGGCCTATGActgctatgtggccatctgctcACCTTTGCTCTACTCAACACAGATGTCTTCCACAGCCTGCATCCTCCTAGTCGGAGCTTCCTACctaggtggatggatgaatgctTGGATATTTACTGGTTGTTCCTTAAATCTATCCTTTTGTGGACCAAATAAAGTTAATCACTTTTTCTGTGACTATTCGCCACTTTTGAAGCTTTCTTGTTCTCATGACTTTTCTTTTGAAGTCATTCCAGCAATCTCTTCAGGCTCCATCATTGTGGTCACTGTGTTTATCATTGCTGTGTCTTACATTTACATCCTTGTGTCAATCCTAAAGATGCGCTCCACTGAGGGCCGCCAGAAGGCCTTCTCCACCTgcacctcccacctcactgcaGTTACTCTGTTCTTTGGGACCATCACATTCATTTATGTGATGCCCCAGTCCAGCTACTCCAGAGACCAGAACAAAGTGGTGTCTGTGTTCTACACTGTGGTAATCCCCATGTTGAACCCACTCATCTACAGTCTCAGAAACAAGGAGGTTAAAGAGGCCATGAGAAAGCTGATTGCTAAAACACGTTGGTGGTCCTGA